Proteins from one Bactrocera neohumeralis isolate Rockhampton chromosome 3, APGP_CSIRO_Bneo_wtdbg2-racon-allhic-juicebox.fasta_v2, whole genome shotgun sequence genomic window:
- the LOC126753764 gene encoding uncharacterized protein LOC126753764: MTSKEEQVIRVLISGAAGQVAYSLAGLVAHGMAFGLKQPMILHLFDLPLETGKMEGLRMELIDSALPLLRDVIVTSDPVVAFQDISVAFLMGGKRRQPGMKRYELIANNCRILKDQGLCLEAFARKDCKVVVLAEPCNTMCYICAEHAPSIPRENFTTNARLDYNRAVGYIASNLKISAANVKNMIIWGNHSDSMHPDCSIASVVVNNKSHRLSEYLGDEMAVFKSQLSEAVIKRGAEIIGARGMSSGWSAAKALCDQMRDWIAGTPQGVMVPMTVASDGSYGTPKEIFFTFPVEVQRGKWNIVRGIKIDEMSRSKIDFSGKELLQEKMAAVAEMGEGYT, from the coding sequence ATGACGTCCAAGGAAGAACAAGTTATACGCGTGCTGATATCCGGCGCTGCCGGCCAAGTTGCATACTCACTCGCCGGGCTCGTTGCGCACGGCATGGCATTCGGTTTAAAGCAACCCATGATTTTACATCTCTTCGATTTGCCGCTAGAGACGGGAAAAATGGAAGGTCTGCGTATGGAACTAATTGACTCAGCACTACCTTTGCTGCGAGACGTGATCGTCACCAGTGATCCGGTTGTGGCTTTTCAAGATATATCAGTGGCCTTCCTGATGGGCGGCAAGCGCCGACAGCCTGGCATGAAGCGCTACGAGCTCATTGCGAACAACTGCAGAATATTGAAAGATCAAGGCCTCTGCTTGGAAGCTTTCGCACGCAAAGACTGCAAGGTGGTCGTACTCGCCGAGCCCTGCAATACCATGTGCTACATTTGTGCCGAGCATGCACCATCCATACCACGTGAGAATTTCACCACAAATGCCCGTTTGGATTACAATCGGGCCGTCGGCTATATAGCAAGCAATTTGAAGATTTCCGCAGCTAACGTAAAGAATATGATTATCTGGGGCAATCACTCGGATTCGATGCATCCGGATTGCTCGATTGCCAGCGTGGTTGTCAATAATAAGAGTCACCGCCTCTCCGAATATTTGGGTGACGAAATGGCTGTCTTTAAATCACAACTGTCGGAAGCAGTAATCAAGCGTGGCGCCGAAATAATTGGTGCGCGTGGCATGTCGTCGGGTTGGTCGGCAGCCAAAGCGTTGTGTGATCAGATGAGGGATTGGATAGCGGGCACACCGCAGGGTGTTATGGTGCCGATGACAGTCGCATCCGATGGCAGCTATGGCACACCAAAAGAGATTTTCTTCACATTTCCCGTGGAGGTACAGCGCGGCAAATGGAATATAGTCAGGGGCATTAAGATTGATGAAATGTCTAGGAGCAAGATAGACTTCAGCGGCAAGGAATTGCTGCAAGAAAAGATGGCTGCCGTTGCGGAGATGGGAGAGGGATACACCTGA